The Thermomonospora amylolytica sequence AGGACGGCCGGTCCCGCCCGCCGCACCTGAACACCTGGCGGGACGGCTGGCGGCACCTGCGGTTCCTGCTGCTGTACAGCCCGCGCTGGCTGTTCCTGATCCCGGGCCTGGCGTTCATGCTGGTCGGCCTGGTCGCCGGGGTGGCGCTGGCGTTCGGCCCGGTGCGGGTCGGCGACGTGGCGTTCGACGTCGACACCCTGGTCGGGGCGGGCGCGGCGACGGTGATCGGCTTCCAGTCGGCGCTGTTCGCGCTGTTCACCAAGGTGTACGCGATGCAGGAGGGCTTCCTGCCGCGGGACCGGCGGGTGGACCGGCTGGTCTCCTGGTGGACCATGGAGCGCGGGCTGGTGCTGGGCGGCCTGCTGGCGCTGGCCGGTCTGGCCGGTCTGGCCGCCTCGCTGCTGCACTGGCGGGTCAACAACTTCGGTGAGCTGGACCCGCGCGAGTCGCTGCGCATGGTGGTGCCGTCGGCGACCGCGCTGGTGATGAGCTTCCAGGCGATCTTCGCCTCGATGTTCGTCAGCATCCTGCACATCCGCCGCCGCGAGCACCCGCCGCTGACCGACGCCGCCGACGAGGCCGCCGTGGTGGTGGACGCCGCCGCCGACCGGGTCGCCGCCGAGCGGGCGGAGCAGGCCGAGCGGGCGGAGAAGGCCGAGCAGGCCGGGCAGGACGCCGCCGAGCCGGTCGCCGACACGCCGGGCGGGCAGCGCTGACCCGCGCGGGCGGTCCGTGGCAGCCTTGATCGACATGAGCCTCGACCGTCGCGTCCGCATCCAGATCCAGTGAGGGCGGGCTCGCTGTCGCCCACCCCGCGCACGGCCGCAGCGGCGGCGCGGGGGGACGGCGCCTCGCCGGGGCCCGCCCCCGCCCGCCGGTGGTGGCCGTGGCTGCTGGTGGGCTGGCTGGTGCAGGCCGGGATCCGGATCGCGCTGGCGGCGGGGCAGACCGTCCCGGTCGCCAACCCGGACGAGACCGGCTACCTGTTCGCCGCGCGGCTGCTGACCGGCGGCCCCGAGGCCGACATCTCCTACAGCACCCCCTACCGGGGCGGCTATCCGCTGCTGATCCTGCCGGCGTTCTGGCTGGCCGACGATCCGGTGACGGTGTACCGGACCGCCCTGGTGATCAACGCGCTGGTCGGCGCGCTGCTGCTGGTGGCGGCGTTCGGGCTGCTGCGCCGGCTGGGCCTGGCGCGGCCCTGGGCGTACGGGGTCGCGCACGCCGCCGCGCTGCTCCCGGCCGCGGTCTTCTACACCCAGTACGCGCTGACCGACGCGATCCTGCCGGTGGTGCTGCTCGGCTGGCTGCTGCTCCTGCACTCCTGGCTGGCCGCCGACGCCGGCTCCGCGGGTCCCGCCCGGACCGCCCTGTACGGGGCGGGCGCGAGCCTGCTGGCCGCCTACGCGTACACGATGCACTCGCGCGGCACCGTCGTCGTCACCGTCCACGTGGCGCTGCTGCTCGTCGCGGCCGTCGCCCGGTGGCGGCCGTGGTGGTCGGCCGGCATCGGCGTCGCCGTCACCGGCGCCGTCGCCCTCGCCGGGTCCCTGCTGAACGGCTGGATCTGGCCCAGGCTCTACCCGCGCGGCTCCTACGACATGGGGTCGATGCTCGTCGACCGGCTCACCACCCTGGACGGCTACGGCTGGACGATCCCGGTCGGCCTCGGCCAGATCTGGTACCTGATCGTCGGGACGTGGGGGCTGGCCGGGATCGGGCTGGCCGCCGTGCTCGCCGCCGCCGTCCGCCGGGGCGTCCCGCCGCAGGTCCGGGCACTGGCGTGCGCGGTGCTGGTGGTGCTGGCCGGGATCGCGTTCGCCACCGCCGCCGCCCTCCCCGACGAGCAGCGGATCGCCAACCACGCCTACGGCCGCTACCTGGCGTGCCTGGCGCCGACGCTGTTCGCGATCGGGGTCGCGGTGCTGCTGACGGCGGCCCGCCGGACCGTCCTGGCGGCGGCGGCCGCGGTGACCGCCGTGACGGTGGCGATCGCCGCCCTGATCGAGTGGCGGGCGGGCGGCAGGTTCGCCGGGTACGTGCACTTCCCGTTCGACTTCCCCGAGACCGGGTTCCTGACCTGGACGTGGGACGGCTTCCGGCTGTGGGCGGCGACGCTGGCCGGGCTGGCGCTGCTCGCCCTGGCGGTCGCGGCGGCGGCGGGCGGGCGGCGCGGAGCCGTGCTGCTGGTGGGCGGGCTGCTGGCGGTCGACCTGGTGGCGAGCACGGCCACCGCGCTGAACATCTCCCGCCCGTTCGTCCGCGAGATGACCGCCGCGGCCGACCTGGGCGGCCTGGTCGACCCCGCCGCCCCGCGTCCCAGGGTCGCGATCGACGGCACCATCGAGTGGAAGATCTGGATCATCCAGCAGTACCAGGTGTCGTGGGGCGAGGTGACGTGGTTCGACGGCCGCCGCGGGCGGCCTCCCGCCGACGCCGACCTGGTGCTGTTCCGCTGGGAGAAGGGCGTGCCCGCCGAGCGCACCTGGCCGGGCGCGCCGGCCGGGTGGCGCGTCGTCGACAGCCGCCGCACCGTCGAGGGCGACTGGGTCGCCTGGCGACGGTGACCGGGCTCAGCGCGCCCAGATCTCCAGCAGCCCGTCCGAGGACCGCCACAGCCGCCGGTAGCCGTTCTGCGGCGTCAGCCGCGAGTTCGCCACCATCGCGGGCTCCATGCCGCGCCAGCGGGTGAACAGGAACGGCCCGTCCTCGGCGATCACCGGGATCGCCCGGTACTCGTGCGGGAAGGACCGGATCCGGCCGTGCCACTGCTCGCGGCCCCACACGTCGCGGGTGTAGAAGGTCAGCGTCTGCGCCAGCCGGTGGTCCGACCAGATCACCTCGAGGTCGTCCCGGCCGTCCAGCCATCCCCGCAGCTCGTTCCAGGCGTTGTCGCGCGGCAGGTCCGGCACCTGCGCGATCGCCACCGGCACGTACGCCCCCGCCAGCGCGCAGCACGCCACCGCCAGCCCGGTCCGCACCCTGGCGGCGGGGATCCTGGCCAGCAGCAGCGTCAGCGCGCCCAGCCCACCGACCAGGAACGCCGGGAGCACCGGGAACCAGTACCGCAGCAGCCAGCCCCGCAGCGTGATGTGGTGCGGGTCGGTCAGCCCCGACAGCAGCGTCAGCGGCACCGCCAGCGTCACGAACCACACCAGCGTCAGCGCCAGCCGCCGGTCCCGGGTGACGATCCAGCCGACCGCGTTGAGCAGCAGCAGCACGACGAAGACCCAGCCCAGCGGGTGCCAGTCGGTCATCGCCCGCTCGAACGACCGCAGCGCCAGCATCCGCGTCACCGGCTCGCTCGGCTCCCCGCCGTGCCCGGCCGCCGACCGGATCGCCGACATGGCGTTCCCCCACACCAGCTGGTTGTGGATCATGCTGACGGCGAGCACGCCCAGCATCGGCGCGGCCACCGCCCACAGCCGCCGCCAGGAGATCCCCAGCAGCCGGAAGAACACCGGGATCCCCACGTACATGAACGCCGCGAAGTCGCGGATCAGGAACGCGCACCCCATGCACAGGCCCGCCGCCACCAGCAGCGCCGTCTGCCGGCGCCCGGTGCGGCGGCTCGCCACGACCAGCCCGGCGACCCCGGCCGCGAACAGGCCCGCCCCCGGCATGTCCGGCAGCATCACCCCCATCGACCAGGTGATCTCCCGCTCGCCGAACGGGTTGGTCAGCAGGAAGAACGGATGGACCATCAGCAGCAGCGTCGCCGGCAGCCCCACCCGGTCCCCGAACAGCGACCGCACCAGCAGGTAGCAGCCGACGTAGAAGACGATCCCGCCGAGCGCCGCCATCGCGAAGTACGCCGCCTGCCCCGGCCCCAGCAGCTCCTGCATCAGCCGGGCCGGCAGCAGCAGCCCGATCCGCGACACCTGGTGCGGCACCTCGTTGAACGGCCACCGGTCCAGCGGGATGTCCGGCCAGCGCCGCGCCCCCTCGAACACGTAGTAGGGGTCGTAGTACAGCGGCGGCGTCATGATGATCCACTGCACGGCCACCGCGCAGGCCGCCACCAGCGCCGACAGCCCCACCACCCGGCGCCGCCACCACGGCCTGCGGCGCGGCCCCTCCTCGGCGGAGCGTTCCGTGGCGGACTCGCGGACCGTGGTCTGGGCCATGCCGGATCTCAACCTCTGTGCTGGGGGACCGTCACTGGGGACGCGGGAACCGCCGCTAGCGTATCGGCGCATCGGGCCCCGCCGTGCCCGCTGATATCGGTGTGAGCCCGCGTGCGTCGGCCTCTAGGCTTGGTGGTATGTCCTCGTCGAGTAGTCAGCACATCCTGGCCGCGCCCGCCTGGCCGTACGCCAACGGGCCCCGTCACATCGGGCACGTCTCCGGTTTCGCGCTGCCCTGTGACATGTTCAGCCGCTACCAGCGGATGGCGGGCAACAAGGTCCTGATGGTCAGCGGCACCGACGAGCACGGCACCCCGATCCTGGTGCAGGCCGACAAGGAGGGCGTCAGCCCCCGCGAGCTCGCCGACCGCTACAGCCGGGTCATCGCCTCCGACCTGCAGGCGCTCGGCATGTCCTACGACCTGTTCACCCGGACGACCACCCGCAACCACTACGCGGTCGTCCAGGAGATCTTCAAGGGCCTGTACGACAACGGCTACATCTTCCCGAAGACCACGCTGGGCGCCATCTCCCCGTCCACCGGCCGCACGCTGCCCGACCGCTACATCGAGGGCACCTGCCCGATCTGCTCCTACGACGGGGCGCGCGGCGACCAGTGCGACAACTGCGGCAACCAGCTCGACCCGGTCGACCTGATCAACCCCCGGTCCCGGATCAACGGGGAGACCCCCGAGTTCGTCGAGACCGAGCACTTCATGCTCGACCTGCCGGCGTTCACCGACGCGCTCGGCGACTACCTGCGCGGCAAGCAGGGCGAGTGGCGGCCGAACGTGCTGAAGTTCTCCCTCAACCTGCTGGAGGACCTGCAGCCCCGGGCGATCAGCCGGGACCTGGACTGGGGCGTCCCGGTGCCGCTGGAGGGCTGGCGGGACCGGCCCGACAAGCGGCTGTACGTGTGGTTCGACGCGGTGGTCGGCTACCTGTCGGCCTCGGTGGAGTGGGCGAGGCGGTCCGGCGACCCGGACGCCTGGCGGGCCTGGTGGCAGGACCCGCGGGCGCTGTCGCACTACTTCATGGGCAAGGACAACATCGTCTTCCACGCCGAGATCTGGCCGGCGATGCTGCTGGGCTACAACGGCCGGGGTGACAAGGGCGGCGAGCCCGGCTCCCTGGGCGCGCTGAACGTGCCCACCGAGGTCGTGGCGTCGGAGTTCCTGACGATGGAGGGCCGCAAGTTCTCCTCCTCCCGTCAGGTCGTCATCTACGTCAAGGACTTCCTGGAACGCTACGACGTGGACGCGCTGCGCTACTACGTCGCGGTGGCCGGGCCGGAGAACCAGGACACCGACTTCACCTGGCAGCACTTCCGCGAGCGCAACAACAACGAGCTGGTCGCCCAGTGGGGCAACCTGGTCAACCGCTCGCTGAACATGGCGGCCAAGGAGTTCGGCGCCATCCCCGAGGCCGGCGACCTGACCGACGCGGACCGGGCGCTGCTGCAGCGCAGCCGTGCCGCGTTCGACCGGGTCGGCGCGGAGCTGGGCCGCTCCCGGTTCAAGAACGCCGTCACCGAGGCGTTCGACGTGGTCCGCGAGGCCAACGGCTACCTGTCGGCGCAGCAGCCGTGGAAGGTGGAGGACCGCGCCCGCAAGGGCACCATCCTGCACGTGGCGCTGCAGGTCGTTGACGACGCCAAGACGCTGCTGACCCCGTTCCTGCCCAAGTCCTCGGACAAGGTCCACGCGATGCTCGGCGGCGAGGGCGTCTGGGCGGCGATGCCGGAGGTCCGCGAGGTCGACGAGGACGGCGGCCCCTCCTACCCGATCATCACCGGGGACTACGCGGCCGAGCAGGCCCGCTGGGAGCACCGCCCGATCCGGCCGGGCACCCCGCTGACCAAGCCCAAGCCGCTGTTCGCCAAGCTGGACGCCTCGATCGTGGACGAGGAGCTGCGCCGGCTGGAAGAGGGCTGACGGCCGCCGCGTTGTGACGGAAAGGGGTCGCGGGACATCGGCGGCCGGGTCTCACACGGAGTCATGATGACGAGCGCACACGACGGGTCCGACGGGTTCGCGGGGGCGAGCTTCCCCCCGCTGCCCGAGCCGCTTCCCGTCGAGATCTTCGACGGTCACTGTCACCTGGAGATGCTCGATGTGCCGATCCCGCGCGCGGTCGCCGCGGCGCACGCGGTCGGCATCCGGCGGATCATGACGATCGGCTGTGACCTGAAGTCCTCCATCTGGGCGGCGCAGGCCGCCGAGGAGCACGGCGACGTGTACGCGGCCGTCGCGATCCACCCCAACGACACCACCGGCGTCACCGACGCGGTCCTGGACGACATCGCCAAGCTGGCGGTGTTCCCGCAGGTCCGCGCGATCGGGGAGACGGGCCTGGACTACTACCGGGACTGGGCCCCCAAGGAGGACCAGCACCGCTCGTTCCGCGCCCACATCGACATCGCCAAGCGCACCGGCAAGCCGCTGATGATCCACGACCGGGAGGCGCACGACGACGTGCTGCGCATCCTGGCCGAGGAGGGCCCGCCGGAGAAGGTCGTCTTCCACTGCTTCTCCGGCGACGCCGACATGGCGCGGATCTGCGCCGACCGCGGCTACGTGATGAGCTTCGCCGGCAACGTCACGTTCAAGAACGCCGAGCCCCTGCGCGAGGCGCTGCGGGTGGCGCCGCCGGACCTGATCCTGGTGGAGACCGACGCGCCGTTCCTGACCCCGGTCCCGCACCGCGGCAAGCCCAACGCCTCCTACCTGATCCCGCACACCGTCCGGGCGATGGCCGAGATCAAGGGCATGGACGTCGCCGACCTGTGCACCGCCATCGCCGCCACCGGAGAGCGCCTGTACGGCCCCTGGTGATCACCTCGTGAGCCGGCCCAGGTCGAGGGCCAGTACCAGCACCAGGTCCCGCACCAGCGGGTCGGCGTCGGGCTCGACGTGACACGCCAGGTTCCGCAGCCCGGCGGGGGTCATGGTGGCCACGTGGCGGCCGGACCCGTCCCGGATGACGAACGAGGTGGGCCGCAGGGCCTTCTCCGACCCCGGGGCCATCTTGATCGAGCCGACGCGGGTGCCCCGGGCGTCCATCATCTGGGCGCGGAACGGATGGTCCTGCAGGCGGCGCACCACGCCGCGCGGCGTGCCCGCGGGGTCCACCAGCCAGGTCTCCGGCAGCGTCGAGCCGCCGGGACGGCGGTCGATGAGGAACATCTTCCGGCCCTCGGGCGTGACCACGGCGCGGAAACGCTCGTCGCGGGTGGGGTTGGACGCCAGTGAGGTCGCCGCGTCGAGGATGGAGCTGGTCTTCTTGCGGGACTTGGCGCCCGGGAGCGAGACCGGCGTGTACCCGGGCGGGGCCTCGGCCTTGCGCAGCGACGCCATGACCCGCCCGTCCGCGTGGCGGATGCGCCCGCGGCCGACCAGCAGGGCGCCCGGCCGGGTCAGCAGTTCCCGCGCCGCGGCCGCCGACCGCCGGCTGACGACCAGCAGCCATGCCGGGACCGCGACGATGGAGCCGTAGAACAGCGCCGGGAAGACCATCATGACCCAGAAGAAGCCGAGGTTCCGCTCCTGCAGCCGGCCCGCCGGACCGGCCCGCATGATCACGTCGCGTCCCTCGTCGTCGCTGTGCGCCGCGCCGACCGTGCCGTGGCGCAGCCTGCCCGATCCGTCGCGCCAGGTGGCCTCGCATGACGACCTCCTGCCGCGGAACTCGCACTCCCCGACGCGCACGACGACGTCCTCACCCGCCAGATGGGTGTGCAGGGCGACCAGCGGATAGGAACAGGCCAGGCCGAGCCCGGTGAACGGGATCATGATGAGGGCGGCGATGGCGGCGAGCCGGGCGATCTTCATGAACACCCCTGACGGATGAGGCCGGTCGGGCCGGGGGCCGTGACGGTGATGCGGCGCACGGCGTTCGGCGGATGGGACGGTCGAGGTCGAGGGCCGGTCCGGCGGAGACGGCGTCGGTCGGCGGGCGGGTCGGCGTGCCTCGCACGGCGTCAGCCGGTGAGCCGGCCCAGGTCGGCGGCCAGCGCCAGCGCCAGGTCCCGCAGCAGGGGATCGGTGCCGGGTTCGGCGTGGTACGCCCAGTCGGGCTCCATGCACGGGCCGACCGTGGCGACCCTGCGGCCGGCCGCGTCATGGACGGCCAGCACGGCCGGGCTGAGCGGGCGGCGGCTCTCCTCGGCGACGCGGACGGCGCCGCTCGGCGTCCCCGCCGCGCGTGAGGCGCCTGCGCATCCACAGGCCCAGGCCGAGACCGCCGACCGTCACGACGGGCGCGGCCATCCAGGCCCAGTAGCCGGCCCAGCCGCCGGTGTAGGCCCCGCCCAGCGGGCTGATCCGGACCCGCACGTCCCGGCCCGTCGCATCGCGTGCGCCATGGATCCTCCCCTGGTGCCGCCGCCCCTCCGCGTCGCGCCAGGTGCCGGTGCAGGGTCCCGCGCCCCGTTGCCTGTCCTCGCACCTCTCGACGCGGGCGACCGCCTTCTCCCCGGCGATGTGGGTGTAGACCAGCAGGGCCGGATACACGTTGACCGCGACGGCGATCACGATCATGATCGCGACCCGCGGCATGCCTCGGCGCACCATGGGACATGAAGCTACATGAGGTGATCGGGGGGCTACCGAGGTTTGTGCGGCCACTGTCGGGCGCGGGTGGAGTGTCCTGGTTTCAGTGGCGGTGGGGTGGTGGGTGCCCCTATCGTCTGGCGCGGTTGATGCCGTCTCGCCAGGAGGACCCCGTTGGTGCGCCGTACCCCCGCCCTCGTGCTCGCGGCCGCGCTGCTCGCGGCGTCGACATCGGCCTGCGGAGGCGGAGGAGGAGGCACCCGCCCGGCCGCCGCGGACGCCCCCAAGGCGACGCCCACCGCCACGCCCCGGCAGATCGTGCTGATGGTGGACGGCAGGAGGACCTCGGTGACCACCACCGGCCGCACCGTCCGCGAGGTCCTCGCCCAGGCGAACGTTCGGCTCGGCCGGTTCTACCTGGTCAAGCCCGGCCTCGACGAGCCCGCGGTGGACATGGTGCGGGTCCGGCTGCTGCTGTCCAAGCCGGTCACCCGCAAGGTCAAGGTCGACCCGCCGGTCCGGCGGAGGAAGAACTCCAGGCTGGCCGCCTGGAGCGAGAAGGTCGTCAAGGACGGCAGGCCCGGTGAGAAGCTCGTCACCACCGCCTACGTCCGCGGCAAGAAGGGCAAGCGGATCAAGGCGGTCGTCGAGCAGAAGGTCCTCCGCAGGCCCGTCGCCCGGGTGGTGGAGGTCGGCCCCCAGCCCTCCAGCGTGGGCGGTGAGGCCGCGCGCCTCAACTGGGCGGCGCTCGCCAAGTGCGAGTCCGGCGGACGCCCCAACGCCGTCAACCCCGCCGGGTACTACGGCCTCTACCAGTTCTCCCTGCAGACCTGGGGTTCGGTCGGCGGCACCGGCCTGCCGTCCAACGCCCCCGCCGCCGAGCAGACCTACCGCGCGCAGCTCCTCTACAACAAGGTGAACGGCCGCTGGCAGGGCCAGTGGCCCAACTGCGGCAAGTACCTGTTCGGCTGACCGCCGTCCGGGTCACCCGGCGGGGACTGGGACACTGGGCGGGTGGGGGACTCACAGGTGCTGCTGGGACCGGCCGAGATACGGGAGCTCGCCGCGCGGCTGGGCGTACGGCCGACCAAGACGCTCGGCCAGAACTTCGTCATCGACGCCAACACGGTGCGGCGCATCGTCCGTTCCGCGGACCTGGACCCCGGCGACGTGGTGCTCGAGGTGGGCCCGGGGCTGGGCTCGCTGACCCTGGCGCTGCTGGAGCAGGGGCACCGGGTGGTCGCCGTTGAGATCGACCCGGTCCTGGCGGGCGAGCTGCCGCGGACCGTGGCCGCCCGCGCCCCCGAGCACGCCGGGCGGCTGGCCGTCGTCCACGACGACGCGCTGCGGATCACCGGCGTGCCCGGACCCGAGCCGACCGCGCTGGTCGCCAACCTCCCCTACAACGTGGCCGTGCCGGTCGTGCTGCATCTGCTGGCGGCGTTCCCGTCGCTGCGGCGCGGCCTGGTGATGGTGCAGGCCGAGGTCGCCGACCGGCTGGTCGCCGAGCCCGGCAGCAAGGTGTACGGGGTGCCGTCGGTCAAGCTGGCCTGGTACGCCGACGCGCGGCGGGCCGGGCCGGTGGGCCGCGCCGTGTTCTGGCCCGTGCCGAACGTGGACTCGGGGCTGGTGGCGTTCACCCGGCGGGAGCCGCCCGCGCCTGACGTGCCGCGCGAGGAGGTCTTCGCGGTCGTCGACGCGGCGTTCGCGCAGCGCCGCAAGACGCTGCGGGCGGCGCTGGCGGGCTGGGCGGGTTCGGCGGACGCCGCCGAACGGGTGCTGCGCGCGGCGGGCGTCGACCCCCGCGCCAGGGGCGAGGCGCTCGATATCGGCGCCTTCGCGCGCATCGCCCAGTATCGTCCTCTCGTCACCGGCGAACGTACGGAGGAACATGGTGAAGGGGCGGTCGCGGGCCCTCGGGGCGATGATGCTCGCGGCGCTGCTGGCGCTTCCGGCATGTAGCGGGGACCGCGAGGACCCCCCGAAGATCCAGTCCACCGTCCGGGCCGGCGTCGCGCCGACCCCGCCCGCCAAGGGCGCCTACTTCGGCGCCTGGGTGGACCCGGTGCGCCACTACCCGCCCGACGCCGGGGAGTCCCCCTCGCCGGGCCCCTCCGCCCCGTCCACCGGGACGCCCTCGCCCTCCGACGACAGCCGCGTCACGGTGGTGCGGGACTACGAGCGGGACCTGGGGCGGCGGCTGGACATCGCCGCCGCCTACCGTTCCTGGACCCAGGACTTCCCCCGCGACTCCGACGCCGACCTGCTCGCCGAGGGCCGCTACCTGCTGCTGACCTGGGAGGGCGCCGACACCCGCGAGATCGTCGCCGGCCGGCACGACGACCGCGTCCGGGACCGCGCCCGCGCGCTCAAAAAGCTCGGCAAGCCGGTGTTCCTGCGCTGGCAGCCCGGCATGGACGCCTCCTCCCAGCGCGGCAGGGTCCACTCGGCCGCCGACTACACCGCCGCCTGGCGGCATCTGCGGGAGATCTTCCGGCAGGAGAGGGTCGACAACGTCGCCTGGGTGTGGTGCCCCACCGCCTCCGGTTTCAGCGGCGGGTCCGCCCACTCCTACTACCCGGGCGACGACCAGGTGGACTGGATCGCGGTGGACGTCTACCCCGGCGGCGACTACGACTACCGGGACTTCTCCGAGGCGGCGGCGGGCTTCATGGACTGGGCCGAGCAGCGGCCCAAGCCGGTGATGATCTCCGAGTTCGGGGTGCCCCGCTCCTACGGGGAACGCCGTGCCGAATGGCTCCGCAAGGCCGCCACCCACCTGCAGCACCCGCAGGTCAAGGCGGTCGTGTACTTCGACTCCGACGAGGGCGGACGGGACGAGAAGGGGGAGCCCCGCTACGAGTTCTCGCTGGCCGGTGACGCCGCCGCGCTGTCGGCGCTGCGGGAGATGGCCACCGCCCCGTTCTTCAACCCCCGCAATCTGCCGGTGGCGTCGGGCGGCTGAACCGGGCTCCGCTACCATCGCGCCGTGACCCCCGTGACCGTTCGCGTGCCCGCCAAGGTGAACCTTCAGCTCGCCGTGGGACCGCTCCGCGACGACGGCTTCCACGACCTGGCCAACGTCTTCCACGCGGTCTCGCTGTTCGACGAGGTGACCGCCTCGCCCGCCGACAGTCTCACGCTGCGGGTCGAGGGCGAGTCGATCGAGGGCGTCCCGACCGGCGACGACAACCTCGCCGCCCGCGCCGCCCGGCTGCTGGCGCAGCGGCTCGGCGTCCCGGCGCACGCGGCGCTGACCATCCGCAAGAACATCCCGGTCGCCGGGGGCATGGCCGGCGGCAGCGCCGACGCCGCCGCCGCGCTGGTCGCCTGCGCCCGGCTGTGGGGCGCCGACGTGGACCTGCGCCCGCTGGCCGCCCGGCTCGGCAGCGACGTCCCGTTCGCGCTGCTGGGCGGCACCGCGATCGGCACCGGCCGGGGCGAGGTGCTCACCCCGGTGGAGGTGTCCGGCCGTTTCCACTGGGTGTTCGCGCTCGCCGACGGGGGCCTGTCCACGCCCGCCGTCTACGCCGAATGCGACCGGCTCCGTGAGGCCCGCGGGGAACGCCCGGGCCCGCCGCAGGCGTCGCCCGACCTGATGGCCGCGCTCGCCGCCGGGGACGCCAAGGCCCTCGGCGCCGCGCTGGCCAACGACCTGGAACCGGCCGCCCTGTCGCTGCGTCCCGCCCTCCGCGACACCCTGGAGGCCGGCCGCGCCTTCGGCGCGCTCGGCGCCCTGGTCTCCGGATCCGGACCCACCTGCGCGTTCCTCGCCGACTCGGCCGACCACGCCGAGTCCCTGGTCGCCGCTCTCACCGAGGCGGGCGTGGCCCGCAGCGTGGTCGCCGCCCACGGCCCCGTCCCCGGCGCCACCGTCCTGTGAACGCCGTGGACTGAACGGGAAGGCCCGGCATAGCGTCAGACCGGGGGACATGACGGCCGTCGAAGGGATCTCCGGTGGGACTCGCAGCCTTCCTGCTTCTGCTTATGGTCTTCGCGGCCTTCGGGCTCCTGGTGGTCTTCCTGGTGGTGATGGCGATCCGCAATGCGAACGGCGCGTCGCAGGGCCGGCCGCCGTACAACCCGGGCCACGGCCACCACCCGCCCCACTGGCAGGCTCACGGCCAGCAGCCGAGCTGGGGTCCCTACGGCCACAACGCCCCGCCCGCCCCGGGCGTGGGCCCCGCCGTCGGCGGCATGGCCTCCGACCCGTACTACGGCGGCTACTCGGGTTATGACGGCGGCTCCTCCGGCTCGTCGGGTTACGACAGCGGCGGTTCCTCCAGCGGCGGTTCGTCGGGCTTCGACAGCGGTGGCTCGTCCGGTTCCGACAGCGGCTCCTCCTCGTTCTGACGGAGCGTTCATCTCCGGCGGCGACGTACGGAGCTCACCGCACCATGTGACGGCGCTCGCCGACGATCCCGTGGTGTCTCGAACACTGAAAGCGCCACGCGTCAGCGGCCCGGGACCACTGGACCGCAACGGCGGCACCGGATCGTCTCGTTCGGCGGGCGTCCGGGAGCGGCGGACCGGCGCCCGGGTGGCCGGGAGAGGGGGCCGGAGCCACTAGCCTGGGTGGTGCCGTGAACCTGATCAATCTCGAGACCGTCACCAAGGCGTACGGTCCCAAGCCACTGCTGGACGCCGTGTCGCTCGGCGTGGACGACGACGACCGGATCGGGATCGTCGGCCGCAACGGCGGGGGCAAGAGCACCCTGGTCGCCCTGCTGGCCAAGCGGATCGAGCCCGACGAGGGACGTGTGACGCACGCCCGCGGGCTGCGGCTGGGGCATCTGGCCCAGCGCGACGAGTTCCCCGAGGGCGCCACCGTGCGTTCCGCGGTGCTGGGGGAGCGGCCCGAGCACGAGTGGGCCGGCGACACCCGGATCCGCGACATCCTGTCGGGGCTGCTCGGCGGGCTGCCGCTGGACGCCCCGCTGGAGGACATGTCCGGCGGCGAGCGGCGGCGGGTCGCGCTGGCCCGGCTGCTGGTGCCCGACTCGGACCTGCTGATCCTGGACGAGCCCACCAACCACCTGGACATCGAGGCGATCGACTGGCTGGCCCGCCACCTGAAGGCCCGCCGCGGCGCACTGGTCGTCGTCACCCACGACCGCTGGTTCCTCGACGAGGTCACCG is a genomic window containing:
- a CDS encoding ArnT family glycosyltransferase → MAQTTVRESATERSAEEGPRRRPWWRRRVVGLSALVAACAVAVQWIIMTPPLYYDPYYVFEGARRWPDIPLDRWPFNEVPHQVSRIGLLLPARLMQELLGPGQAAYFAMAALGGIVFYVGCYLLVRSLFGDRVGLPATLLLMVHPFFLLTNPFGEREITWSMGVMLPDMPGAGLFAAGVAGLVVASRRTGRRQTALLVAAGLCMGCAFLIRDFAAFMYVGIPVFFRLLGISWRRLWAVAAPMLGVLAVSMIHNQLVWGNAMSAIRSAAGHGGEPSEPVTRMLALRSFERAMTDWHPLGWVFVVLLLLNAVGWIVTRDRRLALTLVWFVTLAVPLTLLSGLTDPHHITLRGWLLRYWFPVLPAFLVGGLGALTLLLARIPAARVRTGLAVACCALAGAYVPVAIAQVPDLPRDNAWNELRGWLDGRDDLEVIWSDHRLAQTLTFYTRDVWGREQWHGRIRSFPHEYRAIPVIAEDGPFLFTRWRGMEPAMVANSRLTPQNGYRRLWRSSDGLLEIWAR
- a CDS encoding TatD family hydrolase, translating into MTSAHDGSDGFAGASFPPLPEPLPVEIFDGHCHLEMLDVPIPRAVAAAHAVGIRRIMTIGCDLKSSIWAAQAAEEHGDVYAAVAIHPNDTTGVTDAVLDDIAKLAVFPQVRAIGETGLDYYRDWAPKEDQHRSFRAHIDIAKRTGKPLMIHDREAHDDVLRILAEEGPPEKVVFHCFSGDADMARICADRGYVMSFAGNVTFKNAEPLREALRVAPPDLILVETDAPFLTPVPHRGKPNASYLIPHTVRAMAEIKGMDVADLCTAIAATGERLYGPW
- a CDS encoding resuscitation-promoting factor, producing MRRTPALVLAAALLAASTSACGGGGGGTRPAAADAPKATPTATPRQIVLMVDGRRTSVTTTGRTVREVLAQANVRLGRFYLVKPGLDEPAVDMVRVRLLLSKPVTRKVKVDPPVRRRKNSRLAAWSEKVVKDGRPGEKLVTTAYVRGKKGKRIKAVVEQKVLRRPVARVVEVGPQPSSVGGEAARLNWAALAKCESGGRPNAVNPAGYYGLYQFSLQTWGSVGGTGLPSNAPAAEQTYRAQLLYNKVNGRWQGQWPNCGKYLFG
- a CDS encoding glycosyltransferase family 2 protein, whose translation is MELSVVMPCLNEAETIETCVRKAVGFFAEHGIDGEVVIADNGSTDGSQQLARAAGARVVPVADKGYGNALMGGIRAARGRYVVMGDADDSYDFTALMPFLEQLRDGADLVMGNRFKGGIEPGAMPPLHRYLGNPVLSFIGRLFFGSKIGDFHCGLRAFRKDSIVRLGLQTGGMEFASEMVVKATLAGYDIREVPTTLSKDGRSRPPHLNTWRDGWRHLRFLLLYSPRWLFLIPGLAFMLVGLVAGVALAFGPVRVGDVAFDVDTLVGAGAATVIGFQSALFALFTKVYAMQEGFLPRDRRVDRLVSWWTMERGLVLGGLLALAGLAGLAASLLHWRVNNFGELDPRESLRMVVPSATALVMSFQAIFASMFVSILHIRRREHPPLTDAADEAAVVVDAAADRVAAERAEQAERAEKAEQAGQDAAEPVADTPGGQR
- the metG gene encoding methionine--tRNA ligase, which encodes MSSSSSQHILAAPAWPYANGPRHIGHVSGFALPCDMFSRYQRMAGNKVLMVSGTDEHGTPILVQADKEGVSPRELADRYSRVIASDLQALGMSYDLFTRTTTRNHYAVVQEIFKGLYDNGYIFPKTTLGAISPSTGRTLPDRYIEGTCPICSYDGARGDQCDNCGNQLDPVDLINPRSRINGETPEFVETEHFMLDLPAFTDALGDYLRGKQGEWRPNVLKFSLNLLEDLQPRAISRDLDWGVPVPLEGWRDRPDKRLYVWFDAVVGYLSASVEWARRSGDPDAWRAWWQDPRALSHYFMGKDNIVFHAEIWPAMLLGYNGRGDKGGEPGSLGALNVPTEVVASEFLTMEGRKFSSSRQVVIYVKDFLERYDVDALRYYVAVAGPENQDTDFTWQHFRERNNNELVAQWGNLVNRSLNMAAKEFGAIPEAGDLTDADRALLQRSRAAFDRVGAELGRSRFKNAVTEAFDVVREANGYLSAQQPWKVEDRARKGTILHVALQVVDDAKTLLTPFLPKSSDKVHAMLGGEGVWAAMPEVREVDEDGGPSYPIITGDYAAEQARWEHRPIRPGTPLTKPKPLFAKLDASIVDEELRRLEEG